The region AACGGTTGGTCCAGTTGAGTGACGCTTCCATATCCACGGCCTGCAAGCTTTCCGGGCTTTCGCGGGCGCGCCTGTACGAGTTGTTGAGCAAGCACAACCTGTCCTTGAAGGCCAGCTGATCGGCAGCCCCCTCTGTTTTAATTTCCTTCCACTGAAGTGTCTTTTTGGCGCGAAATTTGCTTTAAAACTTACATGTACGACTATAAGCTCAATAAGCGGATGCATGTTGCCGTGAAAGATGGTGCGGCACTCAGCGAGATCGTGACCCGGTTGGGCGCGATCATAGAAAGCGCCGCGTCGAACAACGAACTGGAGACACAGGATCGGCGAAGCTGCCCACGCAGAACCGTCATGATCCCCGGACTCGTCCAGGTGTTGAAGTCGAGCGGTGAAATCATGGTTTTTCCCGTCCAGATCAGGAACATATCGACTCAGGGGATGCTCCTTGAATTCAAGGATAAAGGACACGTGTTCGCCGGCATGCTCAAGGAGATTGAAGGCCTGAGCGTGACCTTCCAGGTGGACGATTCTGTGGCCACCTTGGAATGCCTCCCCAAGCGGATTGTGCTGGATGATCCGGTAGAAGTTGGAGTCGAGGTTTCCGATGACTCCGAAGACAAGCCGCGCATACAACGGTTCCTCATGTAGTTCCTTTTTTCATTACGAAGCTGAATGAATGCGACCGGCGAGAGCTTTCTCGCCGGTCTTTTTTTTGTGGAACGCGTTTCCATAATTATCCCAGCCGGATACCTCGATTCGTATTTGTCTGGGCTGATTTTGGGAGCGTAAGGTTTTCTTCGTGTTTGTGTCGGTTTGTCAGACACATTGTAAAGGTTTACCAAGAGCTGTTTTGCTTGAAGGAGTTTTGTCAAGATTTCGGCAGTTCTTGTCGATGCCTTTTGTCCAGCCGGGAAAAAGTCCCTAGTCGCATTGTATCATTCAATAATTGGGGAACCCCTTGGGCGGAACAGAGTATGTCGTAACCGTAATCAGGGAGGCGGTGAGACGCTGCGCAATGTTACAATTAGTGCGGTATGCTTATTGCAAAAAAATTAGCATTGTTGAGGCATTGGGATGGGGCTCCGGGGGGAGATATGCCCCGCACACAGCACGATACATTTAGGATAGTTGAAACGATGTCTGAATCGGTGAAAGTATGTTTCGACATAAATCAAGAGAATTTTCAGGCGCTTAAACGTGTTGCCAAAGCGGAAGGGCTAGACTGCTCCCAGTATGTTTCAAGCCTCGTGGAAGGTGCTCTGAAGGATTTCATCAGCCGGGACCGGTCTGTAAACGGCAATGAACGTCGACGCTACATGAGGGTGGATGTGTCGCTTCCAGCGATATCATGCGTAAAGTTTTCCGACAGGGAGATGCGCAGCTATCCGGTCATGGTGGATGATATTTCCCAGGGCGGATTGCGGATATCCTTCAAGGACATTCCCCCGGAACTGGCTGAAAAGTTGGCAACATCCTCATTTTTCGAGGTGTTTTTCACCTTGCCCCACTTGTCTCAAACCGTCTCGTTCTATTGTCGGCGTTTGCGCCACAAGGTGGACCGTGATGTGACTATGGTAGGGGTGTTCGAGGGCAGCAATCCCGAGACGGTCTCCATGGTGGACGCCATGATGGAGTATTATACCGCCTAGGTAACTCGCTGCCATTGTTGCTGAACCGGAAATTTCTGCAGTAAGTATTCCAGGCCCGACCGGGCCGCTGATATTCTCTACCTGTCTGCGCCCGCTTTTTTGCGGGCGTTTTTTATTGCCGATTTTCGAGCGGGGTGTTTGCGGGGGAGGCCCTGAGCAACTGCAAACGGCTAGGCGTTAAGAAATCCGACAGATACGCCTCGGTTTGTGGCTTGGGGATTGCCCGGCTATGTGTTGGAAGCTCGGTCCGAGGCTTTTAGCCGTCGGCGTCCCGGTATCCTTGCGGGTTCTTCGACTGCCAGTTCCAGGTATCGCGGACCATGTCCTCGATGGTGTGGGTTGCTTCCCAGCCCAGCTCGTTGCGGGCCTTGTCCGTGGATGCGTAGTTGGCGGCCACATCGCCAGGGCGGCGATCGGTGATCCGGTAGGGGATGGAAACATTGTTGATCCGCTCGAAGGCATGGACCAATTCGAGCACGCTGCACCCCTTGCCCGTGCCCAGGTTGTGAACCACGTAGCCGGGCTCCTCTTCGAGCTTGCGCAGAGCGGCAACGTGGCCTCGGGCCAGATCGACCACATGGATGAAATCGCGCACGCCCGTGCCGTCAGGGGTGTCGTAATCGTCGCCGTAGACGCTCAGTTGCTCCAGCCGTCCCACGGCCACCTGGGCGATGTAGGGCATGAGGTTGTTGGGGATGCCCGTGGGATCTTCGCCGATGAGTCCGGAGGGGTGCGCGCCAACCGGATTGAAATAGCGCAGGATGGACATGTTCCAATCCGGTTCGGCTGCGTGCAGATCCTTCAGAATTTCTTCTATGTAAAGCTTTGTGCGACCATAGGGGTTGTAGGCGCTGGTCGGGGTCTCTTCGGTAAGCGGGAGTTTGTCCGACAATCCGTAGACCGTGGCGGATGAACTGAAGACGATGTTCTTGCCGTTGCCCTCGCCCATGACTTTGCACAGATTGATCAGGCTGAGCAGGTTGTTTTCATAATACATAAGGGGTTTTTGCACGGATTCGCCGACTGCCTTGTATCCGGCGAAGTGGATGGCTGCGTCGATGGCCTCCGCCTGGAACAGGTCTTTGACCTCTTCCAGGTTGCAGAAGTCCATGCGGTGCACGGGAATGGCCGTGCCGGTGATCTGTTCCACCCGCTTCATGGCCTCAGGCGAGCTGTTGTTGAAGTTGTCCGCACAGACCACTTCATAGCCGGCGGCGAGCAGCTCGATGCAAGTGTGGGTGCCGATGTAACCGGCTCCTCCGGAGACCAATACCTTCTGTATTTTCATGAGAAATCCTTATGTCCTGTTTTGCCGTGCGGGTATTGCCTTTCAAGCGTGTAAGTTTAACGAATCCACTCCGTTTGTCCAGTCCAAATGGGGTCAGGGTGAATAGGGATATGGCGGTATTCTTGAGGAATCATGCTCGTGGGGACTTGATGCTGGACAACCCGGGGAATCTGGCATAAGCCCGGAAAATGCGCCGGCTGAGCCGCTCGGCCCGGTGCGATCCGCGCTGAGTCGCAAACCGGTAATCGCACTCCACTAGCCATATTCTGAGTGCTTCAACCCCATTTTCGGAGAACAAAATGCCCCTGCAGAGTCTCAATCCGTTGACCGGCAAGGTCACGAAGCAGTTTGACGAGTTCACCCCTGAGCAAACCGCCGAAGCCGTGCTTGAGACGGCCAAGGGGTACGCCTCCTGGAAGAACACCGATTTCGCCCATCGGGCGAAGTGTTTGATGAGCCTGGCTCAAGTCCTCAGAGATCGGGCGGACGAGTTTGCCGCGATCATGGCCGAGGAGATGGGCAAGCCCGTAAGCTTTGGCCGTGCAGAAGCCTTGAAGTGCGCCGGAGTCTGCGAATTTTATGCGAAAAACGGCGAAGCCATGTTGACCCCGGAGCCGGTTTCCGGCTGCGGCCAGGAGGCTTATGTGGACTTTGCGCCCATGGGCACCGTGCTTGCGGTCATGCCGTGGAACTTCCCCTTCTGGCAGGTCCTGCGCGTGGCCGCGCCTACGCTCATGGCCGGCAACACCGTGGTTTTGAAGCACGCCTCCAACGTGCCCCAGTGTGCCCTGGCCATTGAATCCGCCTTCCGTGAGTCCGATTTCCCTGACGATGTTTTCCGTACGCTGCTCATCGGCGCGCGCCAGGTCGAGTCCGTTCTCGACGCCGATTCGGTCATCGGGGTGAGCCTGACAGGCAGTGAAGGCGCCGGGAGCAAGGTCGCGGCAGCGGCCGGAGCGCGGCTCAAGAAGTGCGTCATGGAGTTGGGCGGCAGCGACCCGTTCGTGGTCCTGGCCGACGCCGATCTGGACAAGGCCGCCAAGGTCGGAGCCATGTCCCGCTGCGCCAATGCTGGGCAGACCTGCATCGCGGCCAAGCGTTTCATCGTGGTGGAGGAAGCGTACGACGAGTTTCTTGCGGCCCTGGGGCGGGAGATGGACGCCCTCAAGATGGGCGATCCCATGAATGAAGACACCGTGGTCGGTCCCATGTCCTCCACCGGGTTGCGCGCCGAACTGCAACGCCAGGTGGAACGCTGCACGGCCGCGGGTGGCAGAATCGTCAAGGGCGGCGTTCTGCCCGAAGGCGAGGGCGCCTTTTATCCCCTGACGATCATCGCGGACGCGCCCTTCGACGCCGAGGTCTGCCGCGAGGAGTTTTTCGGTCCCGTGGCCCTGGTCTTCAAGGCAAAGGACGAGGAAGAGGCCGTGGCCATGGCCAACGACACTCCGTTCGGTCTGGGCGGTTCGGTCTGGACCGGAGACGGCGCGCACGGTCTGGAACTGGCCCGACGCATCGAGGCAGGCGAAGTGGTGGTCAACGGCCTGGTCCGCAGCGACCCGCTCATGCCGTTCGGCGGTATCCGCCGTTCCGGCTTCGGCCGCGAACTGTCTTCCTTCGGCATCCGTGAATTCGTGAATATCAAGTCGGTCATCCGCGACTAGTTTTCGCGCACAGGCAAATAGAAAAGGTCCGGCCGGTGTACACCGGCCGGGCCTTTGTTTATGCGTTGCTGTAGAGAGGCTTAGGCGTTCTGGGCGTTGATGACAAAGCCCTGGTCGGCCAGGCCGGTGGAAGAGGGGGTACCGGCGATGCGGGACAGGAAGGTGTTGCCCAGCTTTTCGATGTGACCCTTGATGGCGTCGAAGTAGTTGAAGTGGGCCTGCTCCTCGTCGATGATGGTCTCGAACAGTTTTTCACTGATGGAATCGCCGTTCTCGCGACAGACCAGCAGGAACTGGTTGTAGGCGTCGATGGTGTCGTCCTCTTCGGTGGAGTCATAGTTGAAGATGACTTCGATCTTCTGGCCCCGTTCCACTTTCTTGGACTTCTGGTCCGTGGGCTCGCCGCCCAGTTCCTTGATGCGCTCGGCGAACTGTTCGGCGTGGCGCATTTCGTCAATGGCGATCAGCTTCATGTTGGAGGCCAGCTCGCCGTAGTCCATGTCGTCCAGGTTGTAGTGCTGGTTCATGTACAGGTGGATGGCCTGCAGCTCCATGGAACGGGCCTGGTTCAACACTTCGATGACTTTTTCACGACGTTCTTCTTTGGTAGCCATGTCTTTCTCCTTTGCATCGCGTTTGCGGTCCACGTTTTCGCTTCCCGTTGCGACATTATTGTTATGTTTACTCAAGTGCTCATAAACGAGACGAACTTTGATGGTGCGAATGGTAACTAGCAGTCATGTTCTCGTCAAGACGGGGGAGTAAAATAAGGCCTGTTCTCTCCTGAAGTTCCCGGCTTGTTCCCGGAAGCGCTGGATGGTATTGAATATATATCGGCCGTGAGAGGGGGGCCGCGCATAACTTCAATCCCGGAGACGACATGGACAGGATCAAGAATATCGCGGTGGTCGCTCACGACAACTGCAAGGATGAATTGCTCGATTTCATCGCCTGCAACCGGGAGGCTCTGGCCCCGCACAGTCTGGTCGCCACAGGAACGACCGGGCGGCTGGTCGAGGACTTGCTGGCCGAAGGGGAGGACTCCAGGGCCGAACACAAGACTGTCCTGCGCCTCAAGTCCGGTCCGCTGGGCGGGGACCAGCAACTCGGTGCCATGATCAGCAACGGCGAAGTGGACGTTCTGTTCTTTTTCTGGGACCCCATGGAGCCGCAGCCGCATGACGTGGACGTCAAGGCGTTGCTGCGTCTGGCCGTACTCTACAACATCCCCACGGCGTCCAACCGCTCCTCGGCCGAGTTCCTGATTTCATCCACCTTTTTCGATCACGAATTCTGCATCAAGCGGGGGCGCTATTTCGAATACGCCAACCGCAAGCTGAAGTAGACCGGGCTGCCTGGGGCAGCTGTGAAACAACGAAGCGCCAAACAAAAGGGCTCCCGAGATTGTCTCGGGAGCCCTTGCTTTGTGCGGTTGTTGTCAGTGGCGGCCTAGAGGAAGGCGTACACAGCGAACAGTCCGGTGATGGACATGGTGATGGTGTACGGCAGGGCCAGCATGACCATTCTGCCATAGGACAGGCGAATGACCGGCGCCAGCGCGCTGGTCAGCAGGAACAGGAAGGCAGCCTGGCCGTTCGGGGTGGCAACGGACGGAATGTTGGTTCCGGTGTTGATGGCCACGGCCAGCTTGTCGAAGTGCTCCATGGTGGACTTGACCAGGGTCGCCGCATCCTGGGGGAGCGTGGCGAGCACGTCGGCACGGGCGATGTGGGGATCGGTCATCTTGTCCATCAGGGCCTGGCCGGTCATGCCGATATGGGGAATGGCGCCCAGCACCTGGGTGAAGTGCATCTTGGTTTCGGAGATGTAGACCGTGGCAACGAAGACGTTGTCCGAGATGGAGGAGAGCAGGCCGTTGGCGATGTAGTAGGCCGCCAGCTGGTCATGGCCCTTCAGGCTCAGAACGAATCCGATGATCGGGTGGAACAGCTCCTGGGAGTGGATGACCGCGACAACGGAGAAGAAGACCACCAGCAGGGCGGTGAAGGGCAGAGCCTCTTCAAAGGCGTGGCCGAGCTGATGTTCTTCGGTGACACCGGTCAGCGAGGTCAGCAGAATGATGACGGACAGGCCGATGAGACCGACCGCGGCCAGGTGGAAGGCCAGAGCGAGGACCAGCCACAGGCCGGCGCAGGCCTGGATGACCAGCTTGAGCTTGCCTTTCTGGCCCTGTTTCTCTTCCATCTGCACGGCGGTTTCCAGCAGGAAGGAGCGGATGTTGCCGGGCATCTGGAAGCCGTAGCCGAAGATGTGGAACTGCTCCACGGCCAGGCAGGTCAGCAGGCCGACGACCAGGACCGGCATGGTCACGGGCATGGCGTGCAGGAAGAACGGAATGAAGTGCCAGCCCATCTCGCCGCCAACCAGCAGGTTCTGCGGTTCGCCGACCAGCGTGCAGACGCCGCCCAGGGCGGTACCGACCGCACCGTGCATCATCAGGTTGCGCAAGAAGCCACGGAACTCGAGCAGTTCGGCGCGGCTGGTTTCCTTGACGCTCTCGTCGTTAATCAGATCGTGGCTGTCGGTCGAGGCCTTGCCGGACGCGAAGCGGTGATAGACGTTGTAGAAGCCGAAGGCCACGGCCATGATGACGGCGGTAACGGTGAGGGCGTCCAGGAAGGCGGACAGTACGGCACCGGCCAGACAGAAGAGCAGGGCGATGACTTTCTTGGAGCGCACGCGCACCAGAATGCGCGTGAAAGTGAACTGCAGGAAGTCCTTCATGAAGTAGATGCCCGCGACCATGAAGATCAACAGCAGGATAACCTCGAAGTTCTTCAGCGCCTCCTCATACACGACCTCGGCCGAGGTCATGCCCATGACAACGGCTTCGAGAGCCAGAAGGCCGCCGGCAGGCAGCGGGTAACACTTCAGCGCCATGGCCAGGGTGAAGATGAATTCCGCGATGAGCGCCCATCCTGCCACGAACGTGCCGACCGTAAGGATGAGCACGGGGTTGAGCACGAGAAAGGCGATGATGGTCAGTTTGTACCATGCGGGGGCGTTCCCGAGGAATGTTTCAACAAAGGTTTTCGACAACGGTGTCTTCATTCGATTCTCTCCTTCAATACAACGAAAACGCCCAAAACAGCCATGCGGGCGAACGGTGGTTCGACCTGGCCGAGGCGTAATGTCGATGAAAAAATCCTGTGCGGGCTATGGGTTATAGGAGTTGCTTCCTCAATATGCCAAAAAAAGGGCGCCGGTAACAACTACCGGCGCCCCGTCGGCGATTAGTAGAATAACATCAAGGCGGATATCATGACAACCATGTAGAGCACGGTCATCCCGGCCCCGCTCTTGACGTAATCGATGGTGCGGTACCCGCCCGGGCGCATGATCAGCGCGTTGACCTGGTGGGTGGGGAGCACAAAGGTGTTGGACGCGGCCACGGCCACGGTCAGGGCGGCCACCCTCGGGTCCACGCCCGCATTGAGCGCCATGTTCATGGACAGCGGGACGAGGAGTACGGTAGCGCCCACGTTGGAGGCCACCAGGGTGAAGAACGAGGTCAGGATACCGATGACCGTGAGCAGAACCAGGGCCGACGGCGTACCCAGCGCGGCCATGATGGTGTCCGCGATGAACTTGGCTGCGCCGGTGTTCTCGAAGGCCATGCCCAGCGGAATGAGACCGCCGAGCAGGAATACGGTCATCCAGTCCACGGACTGGTAGGCCTCGTCGATGGTCAGAACCTTGGTCAGGACCATGCCCAGTGCGCCGGTCAGAAGCGCGATGGACAGCTGGACGTGGAAGCCGAGGATCATGACCAGAGCAATGGCCAGCCACATGAGCGCGACTTTGGCCTTGTCGGTGCGCAACAGCTCGCCCTTGACGGTCTCGGTGAAGACCAGGTCGGGCAACCCCTTGAGCATGTGGAACATCTCCCAGCGGCCGTGCAGCAGCAGGGCGTCGCCGGACTCGATGATGATGTCGGACAGTCCGCTGACGAAGATCTTGTCGCCACGGAAGATGGCCAGAGGCGAGACCTGGAACCGTTCGCGGATGCGCAGTTCGGCGATGGTCTTGCCCATGAACTCGGACCGGGGGGTGACGATACCTTCCATGATGCCCGCGTTGTTCGGGGACAGCTCCTCGGCAAAGGTGGTCAGCTCGGGACGCAGCTCCCAGCCAAGGTCTTCGGCCATGTGCTCGACGAACTCCTGCGGGCCGACAACCACGATCTCGTCTCCGGGCCGGATGATCTCATCGGGCAGGGGGGCGAAGATGTGCTGTTTGCCCTTTTCACGGCAGATGGCCACCATGGTGCAGAAGTATATGGGACGCAGGTCCAGAGACTTGAGCGAAGCGTCGTTGGTCCAGCCTTCGGGTACGGCCAGCTCGAACAGGGAACCGACGTTGTTGTAGGTGTTGGTCAGGATGGAGGACATGGGCCCGGAGCTTTCATCCTCGTCCCGGGTAGGCAGGATGAAGCGGCCGAGCAGGATGAAGTAGACGAGCGCCGCGGCGACCAGCAGCAGACCCACGGGGGTCACGCTGAACAGGCCGAAGGCGTCGTACTTCTTGCCGCCCACGACCATCAGGTCGTTGAGCAGGATCAGCGGGCTGGAACCGACCAGGGTCAGACAGCCGCCGATGATGGCACAAAAGCCCATGGGCATGAGCAGGCGGCCAACGGGCACGCCGGTCTGGTTGCCGATGCGCTTGGCCGCAGGCAGGAACAGAGCCGCGGCCCCGATGTTCTGCATGAAGCCCGATATGATGGCCACGGTGCCCGCTATGAGCGTCATGATACGTGATTCGCTTTTCCCGGCGAAACGTAGGATGACTCTGGCCATTGAGTTCATAACGCCGGTCTTGTCCAGCCCGGCGCCGATAATGATGACTGCGATGATGGAAACGACGGCGTTACTGCTCAGTCCGCTGATGGCCTGTTTCGGAGTAACCAGGCCAAGCAGGGGCAGGAGCACCATCATTATGATGCCGACCACGTCCACTCGGACCCATTCGAAGATGAAGAGGAGTACGGCGAATAGAAGAACGGCCAGAACCGTTATGATCTCTGGGGTCATGTTGCGTCCTTGGGAAACGTGAAGTTTCTACGTTGCGGGCGGGCTTATTTCGCTCGCAACGTAGCTCGGGTGTAAACGGGGATGCTTCTCCTGTTCTTGCAGACGGCTGCGGAGTCGTCCATGACGTAACGGAAGCTGGGGTCCTTTTCATGCATACGGGCGACGATGGAATTCTCGTCTCCCTGCTGTATCTCGTGGCTGAAAGCCAGGCCGGCGTTGGCCGCCTTGGTATTGAAGTATTCGATGTTGCGCTGGGCCTGGCTGCAGAAACCGTCGAAGTCCCGTCCGGACTCATCGATGTTCAGAGCCACCAGGGAGCTGCGGGTTTTGCAGGCCATGTCCACTGCATAGTCTGCGATGCCCTGGGAAAATTCCTGGCCTTTGCAGACGATGAGAATCTTGCACTGCTGCTTTTCCTTGCAAACACAGTCGGCGGCTGCCGAAGCGGTTGCCGTGGCGGCGGCAGAAGCGGGGGTAACGGTTTTGCGGCGATTGCCTGCGATTCGTTTGAAAAAAGTCTTCATCGAAGATCCTCCCGATTTCTCCAGTAGATGATTTTCATGGCAGACAACCCACGTACCCACACTGCACGTGTTGCAATTCGCTGCGGCCTGGGCCGCGTAATGCTTATCCACCACTTTCTTGACCGAATTAAAGAGGGCCATGTCTCAACTCCTTGCTGCAGGTTTGGAGATTGCTTTTTCGCCCCTGTCTGCCTGCTTGTGAATCAAAACACATGCCAAGAATGGCTATGTAGTTAAGCTGTTGTTTTTTAAGTATTAATCAAAAAAGGAACCTTGTAGTGGCACTCAGTGTGATGCTTTGTGCAACGGTGAGAGGCTGTTTTTAGGTTGGGATATGGCTATATGGCGTGATTTGGCGTTTTTTGACCATGATGCACTATGCAACGGCGCAACGGTCAGGACGGGAAAGTTGTCAGTGAACTATCGAAAAGGGGAGAAAACTCTGGGTATCGGCTAGGGTCTTTCATGAAGTTGAAATGTTTGAAGGGCAGGTATGACGGACGGTTATGGTGTGTTTTTAAAGAAAAACGCTTCTTGGAAAAAGACCGAACCGGTGTGCGTGGGGCAAAAATGCCCGACGTTGCGTATTGCAACCTTAACAACTTCAAAGTAGCGTGATAGATGACTATTATAGGGTAAAAGGACTTCAACGCTTGTGAAAAGGGGGCTTTTCTCCTTCGAGCAAGCCAGCAGGAGGCAACGGTCATGGGCTGGTTCGGCAAACGCAAGTCTTCCACTCCCGGAGAAGTACAGCCCGCACCGGCTGAAACGCCCGAATCGCGGCCTTCTCCGTCCCCTGCACCGGCTCACGACTCCCTGCGCCAACAGGTCGAATCCGCCGGGCTTCCACCGGAAATCCTGGAAACGGCCAGGGCCGAATGTGAGAGAATGGACAATCTCGATCCTGTCTCGCCGGAATATTCCATCAGTCTGAATTTCCTTGAAGTTATTCTTTCTCTGCCGTGGAGCACGGCCACTCGCGACAATCTGGACATCAACCGG is a window of uncultured Pseudodesulfovibrio sp. DNA encoding:
- a CDS encoding SLC13 family permease, coding for MTPEIITVLAVLLFAVLLFIFEWVRVDVVGIIMMVLLPLLGLVTPKQAISGLSSNAVVSIIAVIIIGAGLDKTGVMNSMARVILRFAGKSESRIMTLIAGTVAIISGFMQNIGAAALFLPAAKRIGNQTGVPVGRLLMPMGFCAIIGGCLTLVGSSPLILLNDLMVVGGKKYDAFGLFSVTPVGLLLVAAALVYFILLGRFILPTRDEDESSGPMSSILTNTYNNVGSLFELAVPEGWTNDASLKSLDLRPIYFCTMVAICREKGKQHIFAPLPDEIIRPGDEIVVVGPQEFVEHMAEDLGWELRPELTTFAEELSPNNAGIMEGIVTPRSEFMGKTIAELRIRERFQVSPLAIFRGDKIFVSGLSDIIIESGDALLLHGRWEMFHMLKGLPDLVFTETVKGELLRTDKAKVALMWLAIALVMILGFHVQLSIALLTGALGMVLTKVLTIDEAYQSVDWMTVFLLGGLIPLGMAFENTGAAKFIADTIMAALGTPSALVLLTVIGILTSFFTLVASNVGATVLLVPLSMNMALNAGVDPRVAALTVAVAASNTFVLPTHQVNALIMRPGGYRTIDYVKSGAGMTVLYMVVMISALMLFY
- a CDS encoding universal stress protein — its product is MKTFFKRIAGNRRKTVTPASAAATATASAAADCVCKEKQQCKILIVCKGQEFSQGIADYAVDMACKTRSSLVALNIDESGRDFDGFCSQAQRNIEYFNTKAANAGLAFSHEIQQGDENSIVARMHEKDPSFRYVMDDSAAVCKNRRSIPVYTRATLRAK
- the nhaB gene encoding sodium/proton antiporter NhaB; translation: MKTPLSKTFVETFLGNAPAWYKLTIIAFLVLNPVLILTVGTFVAGWALIAEFIFTLAMALKCYPLPAGGLLALEAVVMGMTSAEVVYEEALKNFEVILLLIFMVAGIYFMKDFLQFTFTRILVRVRSKKVIALLFCLAGAVLSAFLDALTVTAVIMAVAFGFYNVYHRFASGKASTDSHDLINDESVKETSRAELLEFRGFLRNLMMHGAVGTALGGVCTLVGEPQNLLVGGEMGWHFIPFFLHAMPVTMPVLVVGLLTCLAVEQFHIFGYGFQMPGNIRSFLLETAVQMEEKQGQKGKLKLVIQACAGLWLVLALAFHLAAVGLIGLSVIILLTSLTGVTEEHQLGHAFEEALPFTALLVVFFSVVAVIHSQELFHPIIGFVLSLKGHDQLAAYYIANGLLSSISDNVFVATVYISETKMHFTQVLGAIPHIGMTGQALMDKMTDPHIARADVLATLPQDAATLVKSTMEHFDKLAVAINTGTNIPSVATPNGQAAFLFLLTSALAPVIRLSYGRMVMLALPYTITMSITGLFAVYAFL
- a CDS encoding PilZ domain-containing protein codes for the protein MPRTQHDTFRIVETMSESVKVCFDINQENFQALKRVAKAEGLDCSQYVSSLVEGALKDFISRDRSVNGNERRRYMRVDVSLPAISCVKFSDREMRSYPVMVDDISQGGLRISFKDIPPELAEKLATSSFFEVFFTLPHLSQTVSFYCRRLRHKVDRDVTMVGVFEGSNPETVSMVDAMMEYYTA
- a CDS encoding ferritin-like domain-containing protein, which encodes MATKEERREKVIEVLNQARSMELQAIHLYMNQHYNLDDMDYGELASNMKLIAIDEMRHAEQFAERIKELGGEPTDQKSKKVERGQKIEVIFNYDSTEEDDTIDAYNQFLLVCRENGDSISEKLFETIIDEEQAHFNYFDAIKGHIEKLGNTFLSRIAGTPSSTGLADQGFVINAQNA
- the galE gene encoding UDP-glucose 4-epimerase GalE, coding for MKIQKVLVSGGAGYIGTHTCIELLAAGYEVVCADNFNNSSPEAMKRVEQITGTAIPVHRMDFCNLEEVKDLFQAEAIDAAIHFAGYKAVGESVQKPLMYYENNLLSLINLCKVMGEGNGKNIVFSSSATVYGLSDKLPLTEETPTSAYNPYGRTKLYIEEILKDLHAAEPDWNMSILRYFNPVGAHPSGLIGEDPTGIPNNLMPYIAQVAVGRLEQLSVYGDDYDTPDGTGVRDFIHVVDLARGHVAALRKLEEEPGYVVHNLGTGKGCSVLELVHAFERINNVSIPYRITDRRPGDVAANYASTDKARNELGWEATHTIEDMVRDTWNWQSKNPQGYRDADG
- a CDS encoding methylglyoxal synthase is translated as MDRIKNIAVVAHDNCKDELLDFIACNREALAPHSLVATGTTGRLVEDLLAEGEDSRAEHKTVLRLKSGPLGGDQQLGAMISNGEVDVLFFFWDPMEPQPHDVDVKALLRLAVLYNIPTASNRSSAEFLISSTFFDHEFCIKRGRYFEYANRKLK
- a CDS encoding NAD-dependent succinate-semialdehyde dehydrogenase, coding for MPLQSLNPLTGKVTKQFDEFTPEQTAEAVLETAKGYASWKNTDFAHRAKCLMSLAQVLRDRADEFAAIMAEEMGKPVSFGRAEALKCAGVCEFYAKNGEAMLTPEPVSGCGQEAYVDFAPMGTVLAVMPWNFPFWQVLRVAAPTLMAGNTVVLKHASNVPQCALAIESAFRESDFPDDVFRTLLIGARQVESVLDADSVIGVSLTGSEGAGSKVAAAAGARLKKCVMELGGSDPFVVLADADLDKAAKVGAMSRCANAGQTCIAAKRFIVVEEAYDEFLAALGREMDALKMGDPMNEDTVVGPMSSTGLRAELQRQVERCTAAGGRIVKGGVLPEGEGAFYPLTIIADAPFDAEVCREEFFGPVALVFKAKDEEEAVAMANDTPFGLGGSVWTGDGAHGLELARRIEAGEVVVNGLVRSDPLMPFGGIRRSGFGRELSSFGIREFVNIKSVIRD